ACCACGTCCACGTAGACGCCGGGGTCGCGCAGGGTGCTGGGCAGCATGAGCGGCAGGCCCAGCTCGGCGGCGAAGTCGGCGGAGGCCGCCGAGCCGCTGCCGACCCACAACGTCGGGTGGGGCCGCTGGATGGGGCGGGGCGTGGTGGTCACGTTCGCCAGCGGGCTGCGGAACGTGCCGCGCCAGGTGACGTCCTCCTCCTGCAACAGCTTCAGCAGCAGGCGCAGGTACTCGTGTAACCGGGGCCGCAGGTCGGACGCGGTGATGCCGAAGGCGACGTCGGTCTCCTTGGACACGCCTCTGGCCACGATCAGCTCGGCCCGCCCGCCGGACAGCACGTCGAGGGTGGCGAGCTCCTCGGCGACGCGTACGGGGTCGTGGTGGGCCAGCAGCGTGACACCGGTGGACAGCCGCAGCCTGGACGTGCGGGCGGCGATGGTGGCGAGCAGCAGCTCAGGCGCGGAGATGATGTAACGGGTGAAGTGGTGCTCACCGACGGCGACGCCGGTGAACCCGGCCTCCTCGGCCGCGACGGCCTGCTCGACGATGGCTCGGATGCGCTCTGGCTCGGAAGGTGCTCGTCCGGTACGTGGATCCGGCAGATGATCCCCCAGGATCAGCAGGTAGACCTCCACAGATCTGGACTCTACCCGCCGATCGTCCGGTGCCGGCGGGACGAGCCTGCCGCGGGCAGGTCGTAGGTGACGCCGGTGCGGCGTTCGGACAGCCGCCACAGATCCGCGGCGGTCGCGGCGTCGCGGATGGCGCGCTCCCGCGTCCTGCGGGTCGGCTCGCCCCGCAGTTGCAGCGGGCCGTCGGGGACGATGTAGCTGCCGCCGGGCAGATCCGGCACGGTCGCCGCGTACAGGGAGGTCCGCGCCCCCTCCGAGACCGGGCGGAAGGCCACCCGGATCAGCAGCCGGACGAGGGTCGCGTACAGCCGTCCCCTGCTGCTGTTGGCGCCGCCGGTGAGCACGCCGGTGCGGGTGAGGCCGGGCGCGACGGCCATGCTGCGCAGCCGCAGCCCGGCGGCGTCGGCGCGGCGCTGCAACTCCACGGCGAAGTAGAGGTTGGCGCGCTTGGACTGCACGTACGCGAACGCCGCCCGGTAACCGCGCTCGGCGTCGAGGTTGCCCAGGTCGAAGCGGGCGAACCGCTGCCCCTCGCTGCTCACGGTGACCACGCGGGGATCGAGCGCGGCCAGCAGGTGCGGCAGCAGCAGGCCGGTCAGCGCGAACGTGCCCAGATGGTTGACGCCGAACTGCGACTCGAACCCGTCGGCCGTCCTGGCGTAGGGCACCATCGCCACCCCCGCGTTGTTCACCAGCAGGTCGAGCCGGTCGTGCCGCCAGCCGGCGGCGAACTCCCTGATCGAGGCGAGGCTGCCGAGATCCACCCGGCCCAGCTCGAGCCGCGCGCCGGGCACCTCGTCCCGCATGCGGGCCAGGGCTGCCCCGCCGCGTCCCGGGTCGCGGCAGGCCAGCACGACGTGGGCGCCGTGGCGGGCCAGCTCGCGGGCGGTGACGTAGCCGATGCCGCTGTTGGCGCCGGTCACCATCGCGATGCGGCCGGTCTGGTCGGGGATGGCGGGGTTGCGCATGATGGGCCACCTAGGAGATCGGGAACGTATCGCAACTTCGTGTTGCGATAGCCTGATCGTGCCATCCGTATCCGACATATCGCAACTCGGAGTTGCAATGCAGCCTGATCCTTCCCCGTCCCCTGCCTCTGGCAGGCCGCCGGTCGGGCGCGGCGCCAAGGTGCGCGCCGCCGTCCATGCCGCCACCCTCGCCGAGCTCGTGGACAGGGGCTACGCCGAGCTGACCGTGGAGCACGTCGCCCAGCGCGCCGGGGTGCACAAGACGACGGTGTACCGGCGGTGGAAGGACCGGGAGAGCCTGATCACCGACGCGCTGGCCGAGCACATGGCGATGGACATCCCCGTCCCCGACACCGGCGCGATCGAGACCGACCTGCGGGCGCTGGCGCGCTCACTCGTCCAGACGTTCACCAGCCCCACCGGGCAGGCCCTCCTCGCCGCCATGTTCACCGACGCGGCCCGCCTGCCCGAGATCGCGGCGGCCCGGCGGCAGGTGTTCGACGACCGGCTCGCCAGGGCGGAGCCGGTGGTGGCGCGTGCCGTCTCACGGGGTGAGCTGCCTCGGGACACCGATCCCGGCGAAGTGCTGAAGACCCTGGCCGCGCCGATCTACCTGCGCCTGCTCGTCACCGGCGACCCGGTGGACGAGGCCACCGCCGACCGGGCCGCTCTCGTCACGCTGGCCGCCGCCCGCGCCGGCGCCTGCGGGCGATCGCTCCCGCCCGCGGCCACGCCATGATCTGCTCCGGCGCGGCGGACGGGACGCGCGCGGTGCTGCCATGAGCTGGTGGCAAGGTCTCCTAGGTTTCACGTCGGGCCTGGTGATCGCCATCGTGACCGCCCCCGTCGGCGTCTCGGGCGCCGTGTTCCTGCTGCCCGTCCAGCTCAGCGTGCTCGGCGTGCCGAGCCCGGCCGTGACCCCCACCAACCTGCTCTACAACGTCGTGGCCACCCCGGGCGCACTCCTGCGCTACCTGGGGCGCGGCCAGCTCGGCGGCCCGCTGACCCGGCTGCTGGTGGCCGGGACCCTGCCGGGCGTGGTCGCCGGCGCGCTCGTGCGCGTCTTCCTGCTCCCCGGCCCGCAGGTGTTCCGCCTCCTGGTCGCCGGCTTGCTCCTGCCGCTGGGCCTGTGGCTGTGGGTACGCACGCTGCGCCCGCCCCGCCGTCCCGGCACCGTGGTCGACCCCGCCCCGCGTGCGGTCGTCGTACTGGGGTTCTGTGTGGGCGTCGCGGGCGGGATCTACGGCATCGGCGGCGGGTCGCTGCTGGGGCCGATCCTGGCCGGTCGCGGGCTGCCGGTCGCCAGGGTGGCGCCCGCCGCGCTCGCCTCGACGTTCCTCACCTCGATCGCCGGGGCGCTCACCTACGCCGTCCTGGCGCTGAGCGCTCCCGGCGACATCGCGCCCGAGTGGGCGCTGGGGCTGGCGTGCGGGGCCGGCGGGCTGATCGGCGGGTACGCGGGCGCGCACCTGCAGCCGCGCCTGCCCGAGCGCGGGCTGCGGCTGCTGCTGGGCGGCCTGGCCGTCGCGCTGGCCCTCCTCTACGCCGCCCAGGCGCTCAGCGGCTGAGCCGCGCGCACATGCCGTACAAGGGGCGATACCGGTCGTGCGGGCCCGTTCCCGGGACAGGGCCCGCGGAGATCCCGTACGGTGGCGCGTTGACGATCGGCCAAGCCCGCCAGCCTTCCGGAGCCCTGATTCATGCGAACCGCCGCGGCGATCCTCTCCTTCGTCCTCGCCATCGCCCTTCTGCCCGTCCGGTCTGCCGCCGCCACCCAGACCGCCGCCCCGGCACTGCCAGGAGGGAAGAGCACGTTCGTGGTCTCGCAGGGCCACCTCAAGGCCGCGTCCCGGCAGAACTGGGTGCGTCTCGGCAGCTACCGCTTCGCCGCGAACGGCACGGTCAGCGCCTCCATGTACCTGTGGTGGCAGCGCCGTCCCGAGGCCAGGCAGCGCACCGGGATGGTGCCCGACCAGGGCTGCACCACCAAGGCGGGCGGCTCGGCCACGCGCGCCCGCACCTGCCGGGTGCTCACCGCGGGCGGCTTCACCGGCGCCCCGGACGAGAGCCGCGCGGGGACGTACACGATGGCGGGCGACGTCCTGACCATCCGCTGGAAGATCGCCCAGACGTGGACGGAGCAGTGGAACGTGCGCCGCTCCCCCGACGGCAAGCTGGCCCGCCTCGATCTCAGGCGGAGCACCCTCGCCACGCACGGGTACGGCTACGGCAGCAACGCCGCGATCGGCACCCGGCGCGCGATGAGCTCGGTCAAGGCGTTCCCGGGCTCGCTCAGGCAGGATCTGACGAGCTGGGCCGGCGGCAAGCTCGTCACCTCCGGCAACCAGCCGTTCAGCCACTCCGCCTTCCGTGCCTGCGCCACCACGACCTCGTGCCTGACGTACCTGCAGCCGTCCTCGCGCGGCGCCTGCCAGAAGTCGGGCGGCTGCCCCCGCTACGGCGGCGGGACGAAGGCCGGCGTCAGCTCCATCCAGTACTACCTGACGAAGATCTCCGACTCCGACCGCCGCGACACGATGTGGCACTGGTGCACCTGCCTGGCGATGGAGCGCCGCGAGTTCTGCTACACCGGCAACTCCCACGTCAAGCCGCTCATGCAGATCGTCGACGACGACGGCGCGTTCCGCGGCTGGGTGGGCGCCGAGGCGTCCTTCTCGACGGGGGCGTCGCGGGCGGCGGACATGCTGGCGGTGTTCCGCCTCACGGACTTCCGCTGAACGGGCGGCTCACGTGGTCCTGCACGTCCCGCGGTGGAATCCGGTCACCGTGGCGCCCTCGGCCATGAGGCCGCCCAGCCCGAACACGGCGTCCCTCGCCACCAACGGCAGGCGTGTCACCCGCCGGGCCGCTGATCCGGCGTGCGAAGGCACCGGCGACGCAGGAGGCAGGGGCGCGGGTCAGGCGCGGACCACGGCCACCGGGCAGCGGGCGTGGTGCAACACGTTCCTGCTGACCGAGCCGAGCAGCGCCGACCCCAGCGCGCCCCGCCCGTGCGAGCCCACCACCAGCAGGCCGGCCTGCTCGGCCGCCTCGGTGAGCGCGTCCACGGGATGCGCGGGCCGCACGTCCTCCGTCACGTTCACCTGCGGGTAGTCGCGGCTGAACGTCTTCAGCCGGTCGCGGACGACCTGGAGGCTCGCGGCCCGTACCTCGTCGAGGTCGTAGGGGATCTCGGGCGCGTACGCGTGCACCGGCAACTGCCAGGCGTGCACGGCCCGCAGCGGCGCGCCGCGTAGTCTCGCCTGCTCGAACGCGTAGGCCAGCGCGGGCTCGCACTCCGGCGAGTCGTCCACCCCCACCACGATCTCCCCGTCGGCGGACAGCTGCTCGCCGCGCACCACCACGACGGGGCAGTGCACGTGCCCGGCCAGGTGCATGCTCACCGAGCCCAGCAGCGCGCCCGCGAACCCGCCGAGCCCGCGGCTGCCCACCACCAGCTCGCTCGCGCCACCGGCCTGCGCGGGCAGCATCTCGGCGGGCCGGCCCGTCACCAGCTCGGTGGTGACCTCGGCAGCCGGCTGACGCTCGACGGCGAGCGCCTCGGCCTCGCCGAGCACCTGCTCCCCCGCGCGCAGCAGCGAGTCAGGGAGGGTGGCGTCGGGGCGTTTGCCCACCTGGTACCAGGAGGTGTCCACGACGTGCACGATCCGGAGCGGCACGTGCCTGCGCGCGGCGTCGCCGGCGGCCCACTCCACGGCGGCTCGCGACGCCACGGATCCATCGACTCCTACGATGATCACGATTTGCCTCCTTTGTCACCTCCTATCGCACCATGCTCATACCCGTCCGCGGCAGGGTCCGAGGCCCCCGTTCCCCAGGGCCCAACGGCCCTGCCCGCCCGGCCCCGGATGTCGCGTGACTCGGCGCCGGCACGATCCCGCACCGGCGCCGAGCTGCTACCGCTACCCCTACTCGGCCACTCGGCTACTCGGCTACTCGGCGTAGGGCTGGTCCGTGCCCCGGGCGCTGTAGCCGAGGCTCCAGATGTACCCGTCCGGGTCCGCGAACGTGCCACCGTAACCGCCCCACGGCAGGGCGCCGGCGGGCTTCAGCACCGTGGCGCCCGCCTTCTCGGCCTCCGCCATGACCTCGTCGACCCGCGCCTCACTGCGGACGACGTAGGTGAGCACGAGCCCGCTGAACCCGCTGCCCTCCGCGCTCGTGCCCACCTGTTCGGCCAGGCCCTCGCGGCGGTAGAAGCCGACGGGCGAGGCTCCGTCCGATTCGAAGAACACCGAGATGCCCCAGTCGTTCTTGACCGTCCAGCCGAGCCCTTCGGTGTAGAACCGCTTGGCCCGCTCCATGTCGCGGACGCCGAGCAGGATCGAGCTGACGTGAGCTTTCATGCCATGTCTCCCTATATATGTACGTAGCGGGGTGAGACACCCGGGATGTGCCCGGAAGTCACATCGGCGCAAGTTCGCCGGTCAATAAGTAATGACCGGCGATACGGAGGAATGTGACAGATGGTCGAGCACGATTGGGTGAGCGAGCGGTTCGCCGAGCACCAGGCCCGCTTGCACGCGGTGGCCTACCGGATGCTCGGCTCACCCGGCGAGGCGGAGGACGCGGTGCAGGAGGCGTGGCTGCGGGTCAGCCGCGCCGACACCGGGCAGGTGGAGAACCCGGCCGGCTGGCTGACGACGGTCGTCGCCCGCGTCTGCCTGAACATGCTGGAGGCGCGCCGCAACCGGCGCGAGGACGCGGCGGGGGCGCTACCGCCCGAGCCGGACGAGCCGCACCTGCCGCGCACGCACGTCCATCCGGCCGGCCAGGCAGGGCCCGAGGACGAGGCCCTGCTGGCCGATTCGGTCGGCGTCGCGCTGATGGTGGTGCTGGACACGCTGACGCCCGCGGAACGGCTCGCGTTCGTGCTGCATGACGTCTTCGCCGTGTCGTTCGCGGAGATCGGCACCATCATCGACCGCTCCCCCACCGCGGCCAGGCAGCTCGCCAGCCGGGCCCGGCGCCGCGTTCAGGGAGCGGCAGGCGCCTCCGACGCCGCGCGGTCCGCCAAGCGCGACATCGTCGAGGCCTTCCTGTCCGCCTCCAGGAACGGCGACTTCGCCGCCCTGCTCGAACTCCTCGATCCGGACGCGGTGGTCGGCGAGATCCGCGGCGGCAACGCGGTGGCGACCTTCTTCACCGGCGGCGCAAAGGCCGCCCGGCTCGCCCTGGTGGACGGCGTGCCGTCGGCCGTCTGGCTGCACCGCGGCCGCCCCAGGGCCGTCTTCGCGTTCACCATCAGCGAGGGGCGGATCACCCGCATCGCCATCGACACCGACCCCGACCGCCTCCGCGACCTCGACATCGTCTATCTCGCCAACCACGACAGCAAGGAACGTCTTTGACCGGCACGCGGTTCAAGCTCTCGATGTGCACCCTCCCCGTCCACGACCTCGACGCGGCGCTCGGCTTCTACCGCGACGTGCTCGGCTTCCAGGTACGCCAGGACGGGGAGCCGGATGAGCTCCACCGGGTGAGCGTCGGCCCGCCGGAGCAGCCGGAGGTGCGCATCTTCCTCTCCCCGCCGGGCGCGGACCCTGGCGTGTCGCCGGCGGATCGGCGGGCGATCGAGAGCCTGATGGCCAAGGGGCTGCTGGGCCGCCTCGTCTTCGCCACCGACGACTGCGACGCCACGTTCGTGCGTGTGGAGGCGGCGGGGGCCGAGGTGCTACAGGAACCGATCGATCGGTCTGATGGTGCTCGTGACTGCGCCTTCCTCGATCCTTCTGGGAACATTGTGCGGTTCACTCAGCGGCGGGAGGGGGCTTAGAGGCGTGATGCGCGCCGGCCCCTCCGGGTGCTACTGGCGGAGGAGAGGTGGGCGCGGGTGCGGCATGGTGGATCGGCTGTGATCGGCGGCGACGACTGCCTCCGGCTCCATGCCGCCGCCGCTGCCCCGGCATCGCCGTGCTGCGCCTCTTCGCCGAGCCGCAGGCGTGTCGCATGCGGCTCCAGCGGACTTCGTCCAGCCCGGTGACGGGGTCGCGGTCCTCGTCCATGAGTGGCCATCTCGCCCGACGAGACCGATGGTTCCGGACGTCGAAGGGCCGGTTCTGGCGCCTTGGCATTCCTCCGTGGGCTGAAGCAGATCTGAAGCCGTCGTGACACACCCGGCTGGTTGACTCCGGCGCAGGCAGCAGGTGGTGACGGAAGGGGCTGGGGTGCCTGGGTTTCTCGTGCTCGCGGCGGTGCCGGTCGTCGCCGGAGTCGCCGTCGGCCGCCTGCGGGGCGGTTGCCTGGTGGGCATCGCGGGCGGTTTTCGGGCGTACTGGCTGCTGTGGCTGGCGGTCGCGGTCCAGGCCGTGCACGCCTACGTGGTGGACGCCGCGCCGCTCCTCGTCCTGACCTTCGCCATCGTCCTGGTGTGGCTGGCGGTCAACTTCCCGCGCTTCTCGCCGCGGATGCGCCGGGCCGCCGTGCTCGTCCTGGCCGGGGCCGCGATGAACGGGCTGGCCATCGCGCTGAACGGGGCCATGCCGTACTCGGCTTGGGCGGCGGAGGTCATCGGGCTGCCGCCCGGCAGTGCCACGGCCAAGAACGAGCCGGCCTCGTCCGGCACGCAGCTGCTCTTCCTGGCCGACATCATTCCGATCCCCGGCCTGCGGAAGATCGTCAGCTTGGGCGATGTCGTCCTCTCGGTCGGCACCGCTCTGCTCATCGCCGCCGCGATGCGGCGGCATCCCGACACGAAAGGTCGTTCGTCATGAAGCGCGTCAAGAACTCGCCCAGGATCGCCCAGGCGGTGTGCGCGTTGTTCGCGCTCGCCACGTTGCTCTACACCGTGGGGGCGCCCTGGGACTCGCACTGACTGCATCCGCCGCCGGCCTGGGGTGAGGACGGCGGCCCGGGGCGGGTCGTCGGTGAGCACGTGCGAGGGCAGGAGAGCGGCCGCTGTCGTGAACGACGCAGCGGAGCGGCTCGCGATCGCCAAGTGGCCGCTGTCGCAGGCGATGCCGCAGACAGCCGTTACTCACAAGTGCCGACTGACTTGGCATCTGAGGGTAGAAGGGGGGTCCACCTAGCAAGGGAGGTCCACGATGGACACCCCGCACACCCCCACCGCCCGCACACCCCTGCAGCTCGCCGCCCTCATCGTCGGTGCGGCATTCCTGCTGGTCGGGGTGCTGGGCTTCATCCCCGGCATCACCACTGACTACGACGAGCTGCAGTTCGCCGGCCACGAGTCCGGCGCGCACCTGCTCGGCGTCTTCCAGGTATCGATCCTGCACAACATCGTCCACCTGTTGTTCGGCATCGTCGGCGTCCTGCTCGCCCGGACCTGGAGCGGCGCGCGCAACTTCCTCATCGGCGGAGGCGTGATCTACCTGCTGCTGTGGATCTACGGCCTGCTGGTCGGGCATGACACGCCGGCCAACTTCGTCCCGCTGAACACTGCCGACAACTGGCTGCACCTGGGGCTGGGCATCGTCATGATCGCCCTCGGCCTGGTCCTGAGCCGCCGCCGCGTCACCGCGGAGCGCTGACCCCGGGGACGGCGGAAAGTTTTACCCAGCCGCGGATCGCCGACTGGGACGGCGATGAAGGCCCCCACCCCCAGGGGACCTTCTTTGCCATATTTGCACCGCTTTTGGGGTGATATGTACCTTCGATAGGCAGGCAACGCACGTACTGACGCGTTCGTGTCAGGTCGTCGCCTGCACTGTCGACCGGACCGAGCGCCGTTCCCGCCGGCTCTGACCGCGAGAACGACGCCCGGCCGCCGAATCCGCATGACCCGCGGAACCGGGGACCCAATCTTTCCGGGGTGAATCGGGCGCACGCCGCGCCCGTAGGGCACTTCCAGGCCCGAACCCGTCAGCTAACCCGGTAGGCGGCATGGAAGCAAGGAGTCATCCCCTCATGCCCAAGCCCCGGCTTGCCACCACCCTGAAGAACCAGCTCACCGAGCGCTGCGCGCTGGCCGTCGGCGGCGCGATCCTGGCGGGCGCCACCGCCCTGACCGGCGTGGCCGGCACGGCGCTGGCCTCGTCCGCCGGCCACGTCACCCAGCACGAGACCCCGCAGGGATCCCAGCAGGGGGCCCGCTCGCTCTCCTACGGCCTGGACATCTCCAACTACGAGCCGCTCTACGACTGGAACGCCAGCTCGGCCCAGTTCGGCATCGTCAAGGCCACGGAGGGCACCGAGTTCCGCGACGCCTCGTTCGCCAGGAACTGGCGGGAGCTGGGCGCCAAGGGCATCGTGCGCGGCGCCTACCACTACGGCCACCCCGGCAACGACCCCATCGCCGAGGCCGACCACTTCCTGTCCGTGGTGAACGCGCAGCCCGCCGAGCCCGGCGATCTGCTGGTCCTGGACCTGGAGACGGCCGACGACCGGTCCGTCGAGCAGGTGAACGCCTGGGCCAAGGCGTGGCTGGCCCACGTCAAGGCCAGGACCGGGGTCACCCCGATGTTCTACAGCGGCTGGAACTTCGCCGACACCTACGGCAAGGGCCTGGCCGACTACCCGCTCTGGGTGGCGCACTACGGTAAGGCCAAGGGCATGATCACCCCGCCCGCCGACTGGAAGTCCTGGACGATCCACCAGTACACCGACTCCCCGATCGACCAGAACGTCTCCTCTCTGAGCCCCGACGAGCTGCGCGACCTGGGCAGGCGCACCGCCTGAGGCGCGGCCTGCGTGGCCGCGCCGAGAAGTGCCGCCGGTGATGTCGAGACGGCGCGCCCGGCTCCGACCTCCTCCTGAGAGCACCGATCGAGACGGAGGAGGGCTCACGATGAGCAAGGTGGTGCTGGACGTGTCGGTGTCCCTGGACGGTTTCACGACCGGGCCGGACGTCCGGGAGGACGAGCCCATGGGCGACGGCGGCGAACGGCTGCACGAGTGGATGGGCGGCGGCGGGATCGACGAGGTGGTCCGCCGCCAGGTGGACGAGGCGGTGGGGGCCACGGTCATCGGGCGGCGCACGTTCGACCTGGGTCTGCGTCCGTGGGGCGGCACTCCGTGGGCCGGCGTGCCGAGCTTCGTGGTCACCCACCGGACCAGGCAGGACCTTCTCGGGGACAACGGCGGGACGTTCGCGTTCGACGGGCTGGAGGCGGCGGTCCGGCGTGCCGGGGACGCGGCCGGGGGCAAGGACGTCCTGGTGCTGGGTGCGGGCGTCGCCCGGCAGTTGCTCGCGGCGGGGTTGCTCGACGAGGTGTGGCTGCACCTGGTTCCGGTGCTGCTCGGCGGGGGCACGCCGCTGTTCGGCGGCGAACGGGCCGAGCTGGTCCCGGTCGGGGAGCCGGGCACAGGCGACGCGCTCGTGACTCATTTGCGCTACCGCGTCGCCCGCCCCTGAAGCCCTACCGCGTCGCCCGCCCTCGAAGCCCGGATCTGCGGAGAATCGCCGCCTGGTGGGCGCTTCCGGCGCTAACGTGATCTTGTGGCGGACATGCGTGAGGGACGGCTGACGGCGTGGCGGCTCCTGCTGGTCGCGGCAACCGTGACGGGCCTGGTGTGCCTGACGTCGTCGATCGGCCGCCCATGGGCCTACTTCACGGTCCAGAGCAACGTCATGCTGGCGCTCTACTACGGCTGGCGGGTGGCCGCGGGCCGCAGGAGGCCCGCCTCCGCCGCAGTCAAGGGCGCGGTGACGCTGTACCTGCTGGTCACCTGCCTGGTCAACTACGTCTCGCGCGATCTGGAGAACCCGCTGGCGCTGCTGGACGGGGGCGGCGCGCGCGGATGGGGCAACTTCCTGCTGCACTACGTGACGCCGCTCATGGCGGTGACCGACTGGATCGCGTTCGACCGGGGAAGCCGGGCGCGGTGGGCGGCGCCGTTCGCCTGGCTGGGGTATCCGCTGCTGTACGGCGCGTTCGTGCTGCTCGCCGCCCCCAACCTGCCGCGCCGCTACGTCTACCCGTTCCTGAACGTGGAACGGCTGGGCTGGCCGACGGTGGCGTCGGTGGCCGCCGGCGTGCTGGCCGCCTTCGTGGTGCTGGGGTACGCCCTGCTCGGCCTGCGCCGGCTCACCACCCCCAAGGCGGGGGTCGGGGATGCCCGGCCCGCTCCCCATGTCCCAGA
The nucleotide sequence above comes from Nonomuraea gerenzanensis. Encoded proteins:
- a CDS encoding DUF4383 domain-containing protein is translated as MDTPHTPTARTPLQLAALIVGAAFLLVGVLGFIPGITTDYDELQFAGHESGAHLLGVFQVSILHNIVHLLFGIVGVLLARTWSGARNFLIGGGVIYLLLWIYGLLVGHDTPANFVPLNTADNWLHLGLGIVMIALGLVLSRRRVTAER
- a CDS encoding LLM class flavin-dependent oxidoreductase; the protein is MEVYLLILGDHLPDPRTGRAPSEPERIRAIVEQAVAAEEAGFTGVAVGEHHFTRYIISAPELLLATIAARTSRLRLSTGVTLLAHHDPVRVAEELATLDVLSGGRAELIVARGVSKETDVAFGITASDLRPRLHEYLRLLLKLLQEEDVTWRGTFRSPLANVTTTPRPIQRPHPTLWVGSGSAASADFAAELGLPLMLPSTLRDPGVYVDVVAGYRRYGPGRVALPSHVFVAERGARERWRPYLEAYASFASPWRGDGRAIDIDALMEGAAICGDPSEVADRLNAQRKLLGLDAHLVLIDIGGLPRDEVLAAIRLFGEKVMPQLR
- a CDS encoding oxidoreductase, with amino-acid sequence MRNPAIPDQTGRIAMVTGANSGIGYVTARELARHGAHVVLACRDPGRGGAALARMRDEVPGARLELGRVDLGSLASIREFAAGWRHDRLDLLVNNAGVAMVPYARTADGFESQFGVNHLGTFALTGLLLPHLLAALDPRVVTVSSEGQRFARFDLGNLDAERGYRAAFAYVQSKRANLYFAVELQRRADAAGLRLRSMAVAPGLTRTGVLTGGANSSRGRLYATLVRLLIRVAFRPVSEGARTSLYAATVPDLPGGSYIVPDGPLQLRGEPTRRTRERAIRDAATAADLWRLSERRTGVTYDLPAAGSSRRHRTIGG
- a CDS encoding sigma-70 family RNA polymerase sigma factor, whose amino-acid sequence is MVEHDWVSERFAEHQARLHAVAYRMLGSPGEAEDAVQEAWLRVSRADTGQVENPAGWLTTVVARVCLNMLEARRNRREDAAGALPPEPDEPHLPRTHVHPAGQAGPEDEALLADSVGVALMVVLDTLTPAERLAFVLHDVFAVSFAEIGTIIDRSPTAARQLASRARRRVQGAAGASDAARSAKRDIVEAFLSASRNGDFAALLELLDPDAVVGEIRGGNAVATFFTGGAKAARLALVDGVPSAVWLHRGRPRAVFAFTISEGRITRIAIDTDPDRLRDLDIVYLANHDSKERL
- a CDS encoding DUF5317 family protein, encoding MPGFLVLAAVPVVAGVAVGRLRGGCLVGIAGGFRAYWLLWLAVAVQAVHAYVVDAAPLLVLTFAIVLVWLAVNFPRFSPRMRRAAVLVLAGAAMNGLAIALNGAMPYSAWAAEVIGLPPGSATAKNEPASSGTQLLFLADIIPIPGLRKIVSLGDVVLSVGTALLIAAAMRRHPDTKGRSS
- a CDS encoding Pr6Pr family membrane protein, whose amino-acid sequence is MREGRLTAWRLLLVAATVTGLVCLTSSIGRPWAYFTVQSNVMLALYYGWRVAAGRRRPASAAVKGAVTLYLLVTCLVNYVSRDLENPLALLDGGGARGWGNFLLHYVTPLMAVTDWIAFDRGSRARWAAPFAWLGYPLLYGAFVLLAAPNLPRRYVYPFLNVERLGWPTVASVAAGVLAAFVVLGYALLGLRRLTTPKAGVGDARPAPHVPEVPRPRA
- a CDS encoding dihydrofolate reductase family protein, with product MSKVVLDVSVSLDGFTTGPDVREDEPMGDGGERLHEWMGGGGIDEVVRRQVDEAVGATVIGRRTFDLGLRPWGGTPWAGVPSFVVTHRTRQDLLGDNGGTFAFDGLEAAVRRAGDAAGGKDVLVLGAGVARQLLAAGLLDEVWLHLVPVLLGGGTPLFGGERAELVPVGEPGTGDALVTHLRYRVARP
- a CDS encoding VOC family protein, with translation MKAHVSSILLGVRDMERAKRFYTEGLGWTVKNDWGISVFFESDGASPVGFYRREGLAEQVGTSAEGSGFSGLVLTYVVRSEARVDEVMAEAEKAGATVLKPAGALPWGGYGGTFADPDGYIWSLGYSARGTDQPYAE
- a CDS encoding universal stress protein, whose translation is MIIVGVDGSVASRAAVEWAAGDAARRHVPLRIVHVVDTSWYQVGKRPDATLPDSLLRAGEQVLGEAEALAVERQPAAEVTTELVTGRPAEMLPAQAGGASELVVGSRGLGGFAGALLGSVSMHLAGHVHCPVVVVRGEQLSADGEIVVGVDDSPECEPALAYAFEQARLRGAPLRAVHAWQLPVHAYAPEIPYDLDEVRAASLQVVRDRLKTFSRDYPQVNVTEDVRPAHPVDALTEAAEQAGLLVVGSHGRGALGSALLGSVSRNVLHHARCPVAVVRA
- a CDS encoding VOC family protein translates to MTGTRFKLSMCTLPVHDLDAALGFYRDVLGFQVRQDGEPDELHRVSVGPPEQPEVRIFLSPPGADPGVSPADRRAIESLMAKGLLGRLVFATDDCDATFVRVEAAGAEVLQEPIDRSDGARDCAFLDPSGNIVRFTQRREGA
- a CDS encoding sulfite exporter TauE/SafE family protein, which produces MIAIVTAPVGVSGAVFLLPVQLSVLGVPSPAVTPTNLLYNVVATPGALLRYLGRGQLGGPLTRLLVAGTLPGVVAGALVRVFLLPGPQVFRLLVAGLLLPLGLWLWVRTLRPPRRPGTVVDPAPRAVVVLGFCVGVAGGIYGIGGGSLLGPILAGRGLPVARVAPAALASTFLTSIAGALTYAVLALSAPGDIAPEWALGLACGAGGLIGGYAGAHLQPRLPERGLRLLLGGLAVALALLYAAQALSG
- a CDS encoding TetR/AcrR family transcriptional regulator yields the protein MQPDPSPSPASGRPPVGRGAKVRAAVHAATLAELVDRGYAELTVEHVAQRAGVHKTTVYRRWKDRESLITDALAEHMAMDIPVPDTGAIETDLRALARSLVQTFTSPTGQALLAAMFTDAARLPEIAAARRQVFDDRLARAEPVVARAVSRGELPRDTDPGEVLKTLAAPIYLRLLVTGDPVDEATADRAALVTLAAARAGACGRSLPPAATP
- a CDS encoding glycoside hydrolase family 25 protein, whose amino-acid sequence is MPKPRLATTLKNQLTERCALAVGGAILAGATALTGVAGTALASSAGHVTQHETPQGSQQGARSLSYGLDISNYEPLYDWNASSAQFGIVKATEGTEFRDASFARNWRELGAKGIVRGAYHYGHPGNDPIAEADHFLSVVNAQPAEPGDLLVLDLETADDRSVEQVNAWAKAWLAHVKARTGVTPMFYSGWNFADTYGKGLADYPLWVAHYGKAKGMITPPADWKSWTIHQYTDSPIDQNVSSLSPDELRDLGRRTA